A window of Kangiella sp. TOML190 genomic DNA:
GTGGTGGTATTCGCAGTTATCAAGTGGCTAGAGAATACCTATCGGCAGGAGCAACGAAAATTATTATTGGTACTCGTTGCCGAGATGACTTTGTTAAAAAGTTACCAAAACAGCGATTAATATTTGCTATAGATGCTTTTGGTGACAATTGGGCTGTGAACGGATGGCAAGACAAAACTCATGAAAAAATCCTCGATATTATCCCTGAACTTGAAAAAGATTGTGGAGAGTTTCTATATACTCAAGTCAATAAGGAAGGCTTATTGCAGGGAATTGATAAGAAAAGAGTCAAATCGGTTATCAAAAAATCAGGAATAACTGTCACTATTGCTGGTGGCATTAGTTCTTACCACGATATCCAGTTTATCAACAAACTTGGTGCTAACAGCCAAATTGGGATGTCGCTGTATACTCAAAAAATCTCGTTAGCTGAGTCTGTTTTAGCATGCTTAGATTTTACTAAGTCGTCACTGATACCAACCATAGTTCAAGATCAAGATTCGGGTCAGATATTAATGTTGGCCTATTCCAGTCAAGAGTCTTTAAGCCTTGCTATGCGCGAAAAGAAAGGGGTGTACTTTAGTCGTTCAAGAAAGCAGCTGTGGGAAAAGGGTTCAACTAGTGGTAATTATCAAGAATTAGTCAATATTGATTATGATTGTGATGGCGATAGTTTAATTTTTAAAGTAAGGCAAAAAGGAGTAGCTTGTCATTTCGATAGGTATAGCTGTTTTGCTAGGCAAGAAAAACAGTTCTCACTCAACACACTTGACCAAGTGTTAAGTGAACGACAAATGATACCCTCGGAGTCTTCCTATAGCAGTCAGCTATTTTCTGATACATCGCTACAAGTAGATAAGCTTAATGAAGAGTGTCAAGAACTTATCGAGGCTCAAGAGTTTGCTGATGTCCGCTGGGAAGCTGCTGATTTAATGTACTTTACATTGGTCTATGCTAAGTCTAGGGGTGTTTCTGCTGAGCAAATTATTCAAGAGTTGGGAGCACGTAATGCAAATTAGAAAGCTTACAAGTTGCAATAGCCGGCGAGCTTCCAACCTAGTGGCTACGGCGGATATAACGGCACTGGTTGCTAAATTGATGGAAGAAATTGAATCTGGCGGCGATGATAAAATTATTGAGTTGAGCAGGCGCTTCGATGGTTTTGAGCCAAGATGGATAGGTTTGCGTCCTTTTAATGAGTATCGGTTAGAGCGGAGTTTGCGCGACTCGATCAGTGCTGCCGCTAACCGAATAGAATTTTTCTGCCAATTTCAAAAGGAGCAATATCAAGACCGTTATTTTGAAGATGAAGTCGGCAGCTTTGGATATTGTTATAAACCGGTTAAACGTATCGGAGCCTATATTCCTGGCGGTCGGTATCCATTGATTTCTTCGGCATTGATGACACTAATTCCAGCTACTGTCGCCGGAGTAAGCCAGCGTATAGCCTGTTCGCCTTCAAAACATCCGGCTATATTAGCCGCCGCTAGCTTAGCCGGTGCAACTAGATTTCTACATATCGGAGGGGTGCAAGCCATTGCCGCTATGGGGCTGGGTTTTTGTGAAAGCGATCCTGTGGATATGCTAGTTGGGCCAGGCAATCAATATGTCAATGCGGCTAAGCAATATTTACAAGGCCGACTTGCGGTTGATACTGCGGCGGGGCCAAGCGAACTGTTGATATTGGCTGAAGACAGCACTCATGGTGAGTGGCTTATCGCTGATATGGCAGCACAAGCTGAGCATGATCCGCAAGCTATTAGCTTATTGGTCAGTGACAGTAAAGCTTTATTAGACAAGGTGTTAGTAATGATTAAAAGGGATAAACACTTGTCTCATCTGTATAAAACGGAACAAATTAATTTATTACAAGCAACGGATATTGAGCAAATGATAAAGTTTAGCGATGACTTTTCTCCTGAACATTTATTGTTAGCTGACTCGCGAATAAATCCAGATTTATTAAACCACTATGGAGCAATTTTTATTGGTGAAAACAGTGCAGTGGCTTATGGTGATTATTGTTCAGGGCCAAATCATACCTTACCCACTGCTGGAGCTGCACGCTATTCAAGTGGCTTAAGTGTGGCTAATTTTTTAAAGATTCAAACCCAACAGAAAGTGAGTGATGACGGCCGAACGCAACTTGCTCAAATCGCTGAAAATTTGGCTCAAGCAGAGCAATTAGTTTGGCATCAACGCAGTATGCAGGTAAGATCAAAAGCAAGTTGATTAGCTTTTTAGCGTAATATGTTTCGAATTGGGCATGGTTTTGATGTGCATAAATTTGGTGGCGATAAGCCGCTAATATTAGGTGGGGTAGAATTTCCTAATGAGCAGGGCTTGATAGCTCATTCTGATGGCGATGTAGTTTTGCATGCGATTTGTGATGCTTTGCTGGGTGCTATCGCTAAAGGCGATATTGGGCACCACTTTCCCGATACGGATGATGAGTTTAAGGGTGCTGATAGTAAACAATTGCTGAATCATGTTATGGATTTGGTCGCGGATGCAGGCTATCAGTTAGGCAATTTAGACGTGACTATTATTGCTCAAGCACCCAAGATGGCTTCCAAGATCGAAGGTATGCGCGGTATTATTGCGGCGGCTTGCGATGTGGATTTTCCTCAAGTTAACATCAAAGCGACTACTACCGAAAAACTGGGTTATATAGGGCGCAAAGAAGGAATAGCCGTGCATGCAGTTTGTCTATTGCTGCAAAAATCATGACCTTAGCACTATACGATTGGCCGCGAGTTACTGGCGAACCGGCTGGCACTGCAGTTTTTAGACATAAACTTAGCGATTTTCAAGTGAGCGAAAGCTTAAGGTTTAAGCCTTCTGGCGAAGGTGCTCATCACTTACTTTTTATTGAAAAAAGAAACGTTAATACCGATATTGTCACTCATAAATTGAGAAAGTTTGCTCAAGTTAAGCCGCTGGATATTGGTTATGCGGGGAAAAAAGATCGGTTTGCCATCGCTCGCCAATGGTTTAGTGTTCAGCTACCACTGCTTACCGAAATCGACTGGCAAGACTGTAACGATGACGAAATTCAGGTATTAGACGTTATTCGCCATCACAAGAAGTTACGGATTGGTGCAGTTAAAGAAAACCATTTTAGGATCCTTTTGCGTGACTTTGCTGGTCAAAAAGAGGTACTTGAGCAGAAGCTTGCAAGATTGCAACGGATCGGCTTTCCGAACTATTTCGGCGAGCAGCGTTTTGGGCATAATGGCGATAATTTGGCTCGTGCGCTAGATTTATTAGCAACCAACAAGCGATTAAAAAATCGTAATTTACAGGGCTTGTTATTTTCTTCGGTACGATCGTTTTTATTTAATCATCTGCTGTCGCAGCGCATAAACAATAATTTGTATGAACAGCTGCTGGAGGGTGATTTTGTACAACTTGAAGGTTCTGAATCGGGTTTTGTGATTGAAGATCTTGGCAAAGAACAGCCACGCTTTGATGCAAAGGATCTTCATCCCACCTTACCGTTAGTCGGTGGCGGCAGAGCGCAAACACAAGCTAAAGCTTTAGAGTTCGAAAGTGAACAGCTGGCTGAATATCAATGGCTTATAGAACAACTTACCAGTAGAAGGCTGAATAGCGAGCGTCGAGCAATAAGGGTATTTCCCAAAAATGTCTATTGGCAATGGCATAATACCGAAAAACCGCAACTTGAACTGAGTTTTAGTTTGCCTAAAGGTGCTTATGCCACGGCTTTTTTGCGCGAGCTGATGGATTTACAACAAGTGAGGCATGATGAAAATATTGTTAAGTAACGACGATGGTTATTTTGCTCCGGGGATTAATGAACTTTATGACCATTTATCCAAAATTGCTGAGGTGACGGTAGTGGCACCTGATCGCAACCGCAGCGGTGCTTCTAACTCGCTAACGCTTGAGCAGCCCATTCGAGCGCACCAAACCGAGCGTGGATTTTATTCTGTAACTGGCACACCGACGGATTGCGTACATTTAGGTACGCACCATTTAATGGATGCCGCGCCGGATATGGTGGTGGCTGGTATTAATACGGGCGCTAACCTTGGTGATGATACTCTATACTCGGGTACGGTTGCTGCGGCGATGGAAGGGCGTGCCTTGGGTTATACGGCTGTGGCAGTATCGCTGAATGGCCATCACTGTAAGCACTTTGCCACTGCCGCGCGGGTAGCTGTAGAAATTATTGAGCAGCTTATTGAGTCACCTTTAACCAAGAATCGAGTGATCAATATTAACGTTCCTGATCTACCTTATGAAGAAATTAAAGGAATTCGATTAACCCGCTTGGGAAATCGCCATCGGGCTGATACTATTATTCCAGCAAAAGATCCTAAGGGACGCGATATTTATTGGTTAGGGCCATTGCCGGAAGGTCAGGATGTGGGAGAGGGCACCGACTTTCATGCAGTAGAGCAAGGTTACGTTTCGATAACGCCGATCAATGTGGATCTAACCGCTTATAATAGTTTCGATGAAATCGAGCAATTCTTGACGAATTTTAATAATTTTAATAATCGCACTTAATTTTTTATAACAGCTTAACTTTAAAGATTGATTTATGAACGCAACTCGACTTTCTGGCATTGGCATGACTTCACAACGCACCCGCAGTCGTTTGGTGCAATGGTTATTGGATGAAGGGATCCAGAACCAGCAGGTACTTACTACGGTAGAGGCTACTCCGCGGCACTTGTTTATCGACGAAGGCTTATCGCACCGTGCCTACGAAAATACGGCCCTGCCAATTGGCGAAGGGCAAACCATTTCCCAGCCCTATATTGTCGCTCGCATGACCGAGCTGCTGTTGGAAACCGGCGCTAGCGATAAGGTTTTGGAAATTGGTACCGGTTGTGGCTATCAAACCGCAATTTTAGCTAAGCTCTGCAAAACCGTGTTTTCGGTCGAGCGGATCCGCAAATTACACATGCAGGCTCGTAAAACCCTGAAAGGTCTCAATCTGCATAATATCCAGCTATTATTTGCAGATGGTTTTAATGGTTGGCAACAAAATGCGCCTTTTGATGGCATTATCGTGACTGCCGCTCCTGCGCAAATTCCTGAGAAACTGTTATTACAGCTAGCCGATGGTGGCCGTATGATCATTCCCGTGGGTAGCCAAGAAGCGGAGCAAGAGTTGTATTTGGTTGAACGCCAGGGCGATAAATTTCGTAAAACCTTTATCGAAAAAGTTAAATTTGTACCGCTAGTTGGGGGCGTTGCTCGTTGAAGATCTTCACTAGTCTTTATGACAAATGCCTAGAATGGGCGCGCCATCAATACGCCGTTTATATCCTAGGTTTTATTAGCTTTATCGAGTCGATTTTCTTTCCAATCCCAACCGCCATCATGTTTGCGCCAATGGCTTTGGCGAAACCGAATAAGGCTTTATCCCTAGCTTTAATCGCCACCGTGTTTTCAGTATTGGGCGGTATTGCCGCTTATTTTTTAGGCCTGTATGCATTTGACTCCTTTGTCGTGCCGTTGGTGGAACAGTTTGGTTGGCAAGGCAAAATTGCCAAAGCCCAAGGTTGGTTCGATACTTACGGCATTTGGATTGTGGTGATTGCGGGCTTTTCACCGATCCCCTATAAGATTTTGACCTTAACTGCCGGTGCCATGCAGATGGCTTTCTTGCCGTTTGTTATTGCTTCAATTATCGGTAGAGCTGCGCAATTTTTCTTGATTGGTGGTCTTGCCAAGTGGGGCGGTAAAGCAATGGAGCATAAATTGCGTCAATATATGGAAATTATTGGTTGGTCTGTATTGGTGTTAGGGGTTGTCGGCTACATTATTTATCAACTTTATCAATAATTGTTTGTCATAAAGGTATATGCAAAAAGAGCCGCCCAAACCCTTATCCAAAATACTCAAGCAGTCCGCCGTTCGTGCTTTATGGTTGGTGGCGATTGTTTTTGCGGTCTACTTGCTGCAGGGTTGCGGTAACGAGCGTTTGGCTTCGGTGGAAGAGCGCCATACCAAAAAATCCAATGTTGTTGCCAATAAAGATCGGGATTATTCTGCGGTGGATGCGCAGATCAGCCGCTACCAAGTCAAAGCTGGTGATACCCTCTACTCGATAGCCTTTCGTTTTGGACTGGACTATCGAGATTTAGCCAAAGCCAACGGTATTGGTTCAAGCTATTTTATTCGCATTGGTCAATGGCTCGATATAGATAAAGCAAGAGACTATCAAGCGAGAGATTCTCAGGCGGCGAGCGAACAAGTTGCGGCTAATAGCGCTAGTCCTATCAGTCGCAGAACTAAGGTGGATTCGAGTTCGGCTAAACCGCAAACAGCTTCTGCAGCTAGCAAGCCACAAATAAAGCCCAGCACAAAACCGAACCAAAAGCCGGTTAATAAACCTAAGGTTGTTGATAGTACTAATCCGCCCAAAAAACCTACTGCTGGTAAGCCCGCGACTAAACCTGCGACCAAGCCTGCGGTTAAGCCAAGAGTAGTAAAAGCGGATCCAAATCGTCCAGTAAAGTTTTGGATCTGGCCGAATATGGGACGGGTGATTAAAAGCTTCCGTGGTTCGGGTAATAAAGGGATCGACATTGAAGGGAATATTGGTGACACGGTAAGAGCGTCGGCCGCCGGAAGGGTGGTTTACGCGGGGCGTGGCTTACGCGGTTATGGCAATCTAGTGATCATCAAGCATAACGAAAGTTTTATTAGCGCCTATGCCCACAATCGTCGTATTTTAGTCAAGGAAAACGAAATCATTAAAGCTGGTCAAAAGATCGCCGAAATGGGCAATTCCGACGCTGAACAACCGAAGTTACATTTTGAAATCCGCTACAAAGGCAAACCCACCGATCCGATGCGTTACTTGCCTAAACGTTAATTATAAATCTTTTAACAGCGCCAGCTATAAAACCTTAATCGCGAGCGCGTGAATATCGGTTTGCATCAAATCGCCAAGCGCTTGATAAATAGCCCTGTGTTGTTGCAGCATTCGTTTGCCGGCTAAAGCCTCGCTTTGGATAATGACGGTAAAATGGCCTAACCCGCCTTTGGCACCTTCATGGCCAATATGCTTGTGGCTATCGTCGACAATTTCTAAATGGCTAGGTGCTAAACTCTGCGTTAAGCGTTTGGTCATTTCTGCGATACGGCTGCTGTTGTCAATCATGTTTCTTATTCTCTTTTTTAGGGTAATACTTTATTGTAAGGCTTTACGGTGACGCTTTTATAAATGCCCATTTCAATATAAGGATCAGCTTCAGCCCATTCTTGGGCGGCTGCTAGCGAATCGAATTCGGCGACGATCAAGGAGCCAGTAAACCCCGCTTCGCCAGGATCAACTACGTCAATCGCTGGGGTAGGCCCTGCGATAATCAAGCGGCCTTGCTGCTTTAAGGCTTGCAGTCTTTCTACATGTGCAGGACGCGCTTGTTTGCGTAAAGGTAGCGAATTTTCAACGTCTTCGGAATAGATTAAATACAGCATAGTATGTTTCTCAAGAGTCACTTTCGGTTGAAGTGGTTTCTTCGTCATCGAATTTCAAATATTTTGCCAAGGAGACAAAGCTAGCCACCATCAATCCCATTAGGGTTAAAAACAAACCGATCATTTTGAAATAAAACCAAAAATCGGTGGAAAAATTATAGGCTACATACAGATTTAAGGCGCCAAAAGCGGCTAAGGTCATTATCCAAATGGCGTTAATGGATTCAAGTTTCTTAATTGGCGGCTCAGCTTTAAACTCAATCGACGATTGCGTCAAATCCATAAAAACATATTTTTTGCTGACGAGTTGCCTGATTAAAATTACCACCGCGCCAGCCCATACCATAACGGTGGTTTTCCATTTGATAAAACTTTCATCGTTAAAATAGTAGGCCATAGCTAGCAAGGCTAAACCCAGTACAAAATAGGCAAGATGTGATTTTTTTACGGGCTCTTTTAACACTAAACTGGTCAAGATCTGCAACAGCGAGCCCGCGCTCCAGACTGCTGCGGCGAGGATTAAATTTTTTGTGACGATATAGGCAACTAAAAAGCCGACTAAGGGGTAGTTTTCTTTCAGAAATTTCATGCTTTTAAGGTAAGTCTAAAGCCGCTAATGATTTGCCGCTCAGTGTACTCCTTGTTTACCCTGACTGCAAAGCAAGGCACAATGGCGCTATAACCTTAAGAAATCATAACCTCATGATCGATTTGCACAGCCATACTTACTATTCCGACGGTAGCCTATCGCCGTCGGAGTTGATAGCTATGGCGGTTGAATCGGGGATTGAACAATTGGCGATTTCCGATCATGACTCGATCGAGGGGCTATTAAGCCTCGAAAAAATGCCTAAGGAATTACGGCTAATTCCCAGCGTAGAAATTTCCGCTAGTTGGAACAAGCAAGGCTTACATATTTTAGGCTTAAATATTGATACCCAACACCAAGGATTACAGGCTTTTCTAAAACAACAGCAGCGAAGTCGCCAAGAAAGAGCGATGCAAATAGCCGATAAACTGGCTAAAGCTGGCGTAACTCATGCAATCGATGATGTTGGCTATTTGGTAGATTCGCAGCCGATGGTGTGCCGAACTCATATCGCCCAATTGTTAGTTGAGCAAGCCTATGTAAAAAATTTCCAAGAAGCCTTTAAGAAGTATTTAGCCAAAGGCGGCAAGGCGCATATCAAAGAGGATTGGTTTGACTTAGAAGACGTTATTGCCATCATCAAATCTGCAGGCGGTCAAGCAGTGCTGGCACACCCGATGCGCTATGGTCTTGGAACCAATAAACTCAAAGCCTTAGTTGAGAAGTTTAAAATGCTCGGTGGTGATGGTTTGGAGATTTGTTATCCAAATATTCAACCTGGGCATAAAAATTTATTGGCAACTTGGGCAAAAGCCTATAAATTGTGTGGCTCGCAAGGCTCGGACTTCCATAGCCCCGATAAGGCTTGGATTAAATTGGGTAAGTTTGCGGCCATGCCCGATGATGTGGAGCCAGTTTGGACTCGCTGGTAAGTAAGAAAATTATTTATGACACAACTGATTGAAATACATCCTGATAATCCGCAGCCACGCTTAATAAATCAAGTCGCTGCGATGATCCGTAATGGTGGCTTGGTGGTTTATCCTACCGATTCGGGCTATGCCTTGGGCTGTCATATTGGTGACAAACGAGTGCTGGACAAGATTCGCCGGATTCGTGATTTGGATAAAAAACATAATTTTACCCTAGTGTGTCGTGATTTAACCGAGTTGGCGGTGTATGCGCGAGTCGATAATTTGGCCTTTCGGCTAATTAAAAACAATACTCCAGGGCCCTATACCTTTGTTCTGCGCGCCACTCAGGAAGTACCCAATCGCCTCAAGCACCCTAAAAAGAAAACCATTGGTATTCGGGTGCCGGACAATAGCATTGCCCAAGCGATGCTCGAAGCGCTTGGCGAACCCATGATGAGTACCTCCTTGATTTTGCCGCAACAAGAAGACGATGAGGTGTTAGCGCCGCATGAGATTTTTGACTTGCTCGATGGGCGAGTGGATGCGGTGATTGATGGTGGCTATTGTGGGCATGAAGAAACTTCGGTGATTGACTTAACCTCGGGCTATCCCGAAGTGATTCGTTATGGCGCGGGCGATCCGAGTTTGTTTGAATAGACTGTTTTAATAATTATCGTCATTCCCGCGAAGGCGGGAATCTATCTAACACTCAATAGTGATTTCTAGGTGGACTCCTGCTTCCGCGGAGCTTCTGTCCTTAGTAAGTCTGTCATCCTGTGGTACCTGAAGGTACTTCCTTTGGTCGCTAACCACAGGATCCAGAAAATAACAAAGAAACAATTTGCATATTTTTTTACACTTTGCCATTCCCTTGCTAGTAGCACTACTGTTTTTCCGAAAGCAGTGGCAAAAAGCGTTTATAATCATGATTTTAGCTATGTTAATAGATATTGACCATTTATTAGCAGCGCCAATTTATGATGCTTCTAGGTGCAGTATCGGCTTTCATCCGCTACACACAATAATTCCAATCACTGCTTATTTTCTAATGTGTTTTTTTAAGAAAACTCGTCTAATCGGTATTGGTCTGATGATCCATATCATTCTGGATTCGATCGATTGCCAGATGACGAATGGGGTTTGGTGGGTTTAGTTACATGGTAGTTAAAAAATTAAGCAAGTCTGTTTTGCCAGTGCTCATAAAGTATATCAATAGACCTATATTGCAAAGCACTGTTAGCCAAAAAATGGCTCGAAAAGGTTGTTTTTTGGTTTTATGGCGAAAGTGTTGTTGAGCTAATACTGCGCCAAGCCAGCCACCCAAAAGAGCAAAAAGGTGTAATGTGCTTTCAGGAACTCGCCAATGATTCTTTTTAGCTGCTCTTTTATCTTTCCAATATAAGCCATAGGTGATAAGTGATAGAGTTAAGTATATCGTTAAAATGATTGGTGATAACTTTCCCCAAAATACCGATAGCACTAAAAGTATAACAGCGACAAACAAAAAGACTATTGCAGGGTTAGGTTCGCTTTTACG
This region includes:
- the hisI gene encoding phosphoribosyl-AMP cyclohydrolase, whose product is MLIPSIDILDGKAVQLEQGDPNKKIVEKDDVFELLEEYSVYGEVAIIDLNAALGLGDNRALITQMLKKQPARVGGGIRSYQVAREYLSAGATKIIIGTRCRDDFVKKLPKQRLIFAIDAFGDNWAVNGWQDKTHEKILDIIPELEKDCGEFLYTQVNKEGLLQGIDKKRVKSVIKKSGITVTIAGGISSYHDIQFINKLGANSQIGMSLYTQKISLAESVLACLDFTKSSLIPTIVQDQDSGQILMLAYSSQESLSLAMREKKGVYFSRSRKQLWEKGSTSGNYQELVNIDYDCDGDSLIFKVRQKGVACHFDRYSCFARQEKQFSLNTLDQVLSERQMIPSESSYSSQLFSDTSLQVDKLNEECQELIEAQEFADVRWEAADLMYFTLVYAKSRGVSAEQIIQELGARNAN
- the hisD gene encoding histidinol dehydrogenase, which produces MQIRKLTSCNSRRASNLVATADITALVAKLMEEIESGGDDKIIELSRRFDGFEPRWIGLRPFNEYRLERSLRDSISAAANRIEFFCQFQKEQYQDRYFEDEVGSFGYCYKPVKRIGAYIPGGRYPLISSALMTLIPATVAGVSQRIACSPSKHPAILAAASLAGATRFLHIGGVQAIAAMGLGFCESDPVDMLVGPGNQYVNAAKQYLQGRLAVDTAAGPSELLILAEDSTHGEWLIADMAAQAEHDPQAISLLVSDSKALLDKVLVMIKRDKHLSHLYKTEQINLLQATDIEQMIKFSDDFSPEHLLLADSRINPDLLNHYGAIFIGENSAVAYGDYCSGPNHTLPTAGAARYSSGLSVANFLKIQTQQKVSDDGRTQLAQIAENLAQAEQLVWHQRSMQVRSKAS
- the ispF gene encoding 2-C-methyl-D-erythritol 2,4-cyclodiphosphate synthase — protein: MFRIGHGFDVHKFGGDKPLILGGVEFPNEQGLIAHSDGDVVLHAICDALLGAIAKGDIGHHFPDTDDEFKGADSKQLLNHVMDLVADAGYQLGNLDVTIIAQAPKMASKIEGMRGIIAAACDVDFPQVNIKATTTEKLGYIGRKEGIAVHAVCLLLQKS
- the truD gene encoding tRNA pseudouridine(13) synthase TruD; this encodes MTLALYDWPRVTGEPAGTAVFRHKLSDFQVSESLRFKPSGEGAHHLLFIEKRNVNTDIVTHKLRKFAQVKPLDIGYAGKKDRFAIARQWFSVQLPLLTEIDWQDCNDDEIQVLDVIRHHKKLRIGAVKENHFRILLRDFAGQKEVLEQKLARLQRIGFPNYFGEQRFGHNGDNLARALDLLATNKRLKNRNLQGLLFSSVRSFLFNHLLSQRINNNLYEQLLEGDFVQLEGSESGFVIEDLGKEQPRFDAKDLHPTLPLVGGGRAQTQAKALEFESEQLAEYQWLIEQLTSRRLNSERRAIRVFPKNVYWQWHNTEKPQLELSFSLPKGAYATAFLRELMDLQQVRHDENIVK
- the surE gene encoding 5'/3'-nucleotidase SurE; the protein is MKILLSNDDGYFAPGINELYDHLSKIAEVTVVAPDRNRSGASNSLTLEQPIRAHQTERGFYSVTGTPTDCVHLGTHHLMDAAPDMVVAGINTGANLGDDTLYSGTVAAAMEGRALGYTAVAVSLNGHHCKHFATAARVAVEIIEQLIESPLTKNRVININVPDLPYEEIKGIRLTRLGNRHRADTIIPAKDPKGRDIYWLGPLPEGQDVGEGTDFHAVEQGYVSITPINVDLTAYNSFDEIEQFLTNFNNFNNRT
- a CDS encoding protein-L-isoaspartate(D-aspartate) O-methyltransferase, whose product is MNATRLSGIGMTSQRTRSRLVQWLLDEGIQNQQVLTTVEATPRHLFIDEGLSHRAYENTALPIGEGQTISQPYIVARMTELLLETGASDKVLEIGTGCGYQTAILAKLCKTVFSVERIRKLHMQARKTLKGLNLHNIQLLFADGFNGWQQNAPFDGIIVTAAPAQIPEKLLLQLADGGRMIIPVGSQEAEQELYLVERQGDKFRKTFIEKVKFVPLVGGVAR
- a CDS encoding YqaA family protein, producing MKIFTSLYDKCLEWARHQYAVYILGFISFIESIFFPIPTAIMFAPMALAKPNKALSLALIATVFSVLGGIAAYFLGLYAFDSFVVPLVEQFGWQGKIAKAQGWFDTYGIWIVVIAGFSPIPYKILTLTAGAMQMAFLPFVIASIIGRAAQFFLIGGLAKWGGKAMEHKLRQYMEIIGWSVLVLGVVGYIIYQLYQ
- a CDS encoding peptidoglycan DD-metalloendopeptidase family protein, giving the protein MQKEPPKPLSKILKQSAVRALWLVAIVFAVYLLQGCGNERLASVEERHTKKSNVVANKDRDYSAVDAQISRYQVKAGDTLYSIAFRFGLDYRDLAKANGIGSSYFIRIGQWLDIDKARDYQARDSQAASEQVAANSASPISRRTKVDSSSAKPQTASAASKPQIKPSTKPNQKPVNKPKVVDSTNPPKKPTAGKPATKPATKPAVKPRVVKADPNRPVKFWIWPNMGRVIKSFRGSGNKGIDIEGNIGDTVRASAAGRVVYAGRGLRGYGNLVIIKHNESFISAYAHNRRILVKENEIIKAGQKIAEMGNSDAEQPKLHFEIRYKGKPTDPMRYLPKR
- a CDS encoding BolA family transcriptional regulator, whose product is MIDNSSRIAEMTKRLTQSLAPSHLEIVDDSHKHIGHEGAKGGLGHFTVIIQSEALAGKRMLQQHRAIYQALGDLMQTDIHALAIKVL
- a CDS encoding YciI family protein; this translates as MLYLIYSEDVENSLPLRKQARPAHVERLQALKQQGRLIIAGPTPAIDVVDPGEAGFTGSLIVAEFDSLAAAQEWAEADPYIEMGIYKSVTVKPYNKVLP
- a CDS encoding inner membrane-spanning protein YciB; the encoded protein is MKFLKENYPLVGFLVAYIVTKNLILAAAVWSAGSLLQILTSLVLKEPVKKSHLAYFVLGLALLAMAYYFNDESFIKWKTTVMVWAGAVVILIRQLVSKKYVFMDLTQSSIEFKAEPPIKKLESINAIWIMTLAAFGALNLYVAYNFSTDFWFYFKMIGLFLTLMGLMVASFVSLAKYLKFDDEETTSTESDS
- a CDS encoding PHP domain-containing protein encodes the protein MIDLHSHTYYSDGSLSPSELIAMAVESGIEQLAISDHDSIEGLLSLEKMPKELRLIPSVEISASWNKQGLHILGLNIDTQHQGLQAFLKQQQRSRQERAMQIADKLAKAGVTHAIDDVGYLVDSQPMVCRTHIAQLLVEQAYVKNFQEAFKKYLAKGGKAHIKEDWFDLEDVIAIIKSAGGQAVLAHPMRYGLGTNKLKALVEKFKMLGGDGLEICYPNIQPGHKNLLATWAKAYKLCGSQGSDFHSPDKAWIKLGKFAAMPDDVEPVWTRW
- a CDS encoding L-threonylcarbamoyladenylate synthase, whose amino-acid sequence is MTQLIEIHPDNPQPRLINQVAAMIRNGGLVVYPTDSGYALGCHIGDKRVLDKIRRIRDLDKKHNFTLVCRDLTELAVYARVDNLAFRLIKNNTPGPYTFVLRATQEVPNRLKHPKKKTIGIRVPDNSIAQAMLEALGEPMMSTSLILPQQEDDEVLAPHEIFDLLDGRVDAVIDGGYCGHEETSVIDLTSGYPEVIRYGAGDPSLFE
- a CDS encoding DUF6122 family protein — encoded protein: MHIFLHFAIPLLVALLFFRKQWQKAFIIMILAMLIDIDHLLAAPIYDASRCSIGFHPLHTIIPITAYFLMCFFKKTRLIGIGLMIHIILDSIDCQMTNGVWWV
- a CDS encoding cold shock and DUF1294 domain-containing protein, with product MKQKGIITVWNDDKGYGFITPNAGKHRVFIHISAFKNKQNRPQANQVVTFELSTDSKGRRCAINAFLPTDINKNIKRKSEPNPAIVFLFVAVILLVLSVFWGKLSPIILTIYLTLSLITYGLYWKDKRAAKKNHWRVPESTLHLFALLGGWLGAVLAQQHFRHKTKKQPFRAIFWLTVLCNIGLLIYFMSTGKTDLLNFLTTM